In Luteitalea sp. TBR-22, one genomic interval encodes:
- a CDS encoding nucleoside hydrolase has product MSARALSLALIVAGLLSPVLTAPARGQSARLPVIVDTDANNELDDQHALAYVLLNGDAFRVVGVTVNATSGGGGIASHVEEARRVMALCQVEAHVPLRAGANGSFADIRAHLAEAAYDGKAAVDFIVAAARAATEGEPLVLLPIGKLTNVALALAADPTIAGKVRIVWLGSNYPDPGEYNQDNDPEALRYVLSVNVPFEMVVVRYGKPDGTDALRVTPADVRARFAGQGPRIATPVTGRHGGTFSTIGDYSADLFAHIRLDGTPPSRALYDLGAVAIAKDGRWARARTHPAPALVGTRWEERPDNPRRITIWERPDREAIIADFARTLEHPVAGRP; this is encoded by the coding sequence ATGTCCGCCCGCGCACTCTCGCTCGCTCTGATCGTGGCCGGACTGCTCTCCCCGGTCCTGACCGCGCCCGCACGGGGGCAGTCGGCGCGCCTGCCGGTGATCGTCGACACCGACGCCAACAACGAGCTCGACGACCAGCACGCGCTGGCGTACGTCCTGCTCAACGGCGACGCGTTCCGCGTGGTGGGCGTGACGGTCAATGCCACCAGCGGCGGAGGCGGGATCGCCAGCCACGTCGAGGAAGCCCGCCGCGTCATGGCGCTGTGCCAGGTCGAAGCGCACGTGCCGCTGCGGGCCGGGGCGAACGGCTCGTTTGCCGACATCCGGGCCCACCTGGCCGAGGCCGCCTACGACGGCAAGGCGGCGGTCGACTTCATCGTGGCGGCCGCCAGGGCCGCCACCGAGGGCGAGCCGCTCGTCCTGCTGCCGATCGGCAAGCTGACCAACGTCGCCCTCGCCCTCGCGGCCGATCCGACGATTGCCGGGAAGGTGCGCATCGTGTGGCTCGGGTCCAATTACCCGGACCCCGGCGAGTACAACCAGGACAACGACCCGGAGGCCCTGCGCTACGTGCTGTCGGTGAACGTGCCGTTCGAGATGGTGGTGGTGCGGTATGGCAAGCCCGATGGCACCGATGCCCTCCGGGTGACGCCGGCAGACGTGCGGGCGCGCTTCGCCGGCCAGGGCCCTCGCATCGCCACGCCGGTCACGGGGCGCCACGGCGGGACGTTCAGCACGATCGGCGACTACTCCGCCGACCTGTTCGCCCACATCCGGCTCGATGGCACGCCGCCGTCCCGGGCGCTGTACGACCTCGGGGCCGTGGCCATCGCCAAGGACGGCCGGTGGGCCCGGGCTCGCACGCATCCGGCTCCCGCCCTCGTCGGCACGCGCTGGGAGGAGCGTCCGGACAACCCGCGCCGGATCACCATCTGGGAGCGTCCCGACCGCGAGGCGATTATCGCGGACTTCGCTCGCACGCTCGAACATCCGGTCGCAGGCCGCCCCTGA
- a CDS encoding CocE/NonD family hydrolase — MFTTLVLVTAMLLAQGASPVAPEPILVDHHRGIPLRDGVTVYADVYRPSRSGRFPTIVVRTPYGVQRENVGVHDRMIQLAKLGYAVVNTDVRGRYESEGQWDPFRAEARDGYDVVEWAARQPWSTGKVAMQGGSYLGHVQWATLGEQPPSLVAAFPAVASTNLYANWITQGGAFHLAFNFGWGVVRMPYRIMQPQWYFTGPDAAPELRYEKLLEHLPLQTMDERAFNHPVKHWRDWLAHDSYDAYWKAISDEERFDRVQVPVMTQGGWFDIFLPGTIDGFVGVRTKGATERARSLTRMVIGPWGHGPSRKYGDLDFGADADRALFDYERRWHDFHMKGVKNGVDTDPPVQIFYMGINRWRGEQDWPIPGTQPSKWYLQPGGKLSTTAPAGEGATSYRYDPSDPVPTTGGNNCCGSPTIAGPVDQKPLDGRADIVRFTSDVLTAPVTIAGKVTMDLHATTDGKDTDWMIKLIDVYPDGKAYPMAEGILRARFREGLDKPQLLTPGQPYRYTIDLIGTAVVFQPGHRIRVDITSSNFPQFDRNLNTGDPLATGTRPRVAQQTIHHSAARPSAIVLPVVRGF, encoded by the coding sequence GTGTTCACCACGCTGGTCCTGGTCACCGCGATGCTGCTCGCGCAAGGCGCTTCCCCGGTCGCTCCCGAACCAATCCTCGTCGACCACCACCGCGGCATCCCGCTGCGTGATGGTGTCACCGTGTATGCCGACGTCTACCGTCCGTCGCGGTCGGGTCGCTTCCCGACGATCGTCGTGCGCACGCCGTACGGCGTGCAGCGGGAGAACGTCGGCGTGCACGACCGGATGATCCAGCTCGCGAAGCTGGGGTACGCCGTCGTCAACACGGACGTCCGCGGCCGCTACGAGAGCGAGGGGCAGTGGGATCCCTTCCGCGCCGAAGCCAGGGACGGCTACGACGTCGTCGAGTGGGCGGCGAGGCAGCCCTGGTCCACCGGCAAGGTCGCAATGCAGGGGGGCAGCTACCTCGGCCATGTACAGTGGGCGACGCTCGGCGAGCAGCCGCCCAGCCTCGTGGCCGCGTTCCCCGCCGTCGCGTCGACCAACCTGTACGCCAACTGGATCACGCAGGGTGGGGCATTCCACCTCGCCTTCAATTTCGGCTGGGGCGTCGTCCGGATGCCGTACCGCATCATGCAGCCGCAGTGGTACTTCACGGGACCCGACGCGGCGCCGGAGCTCCGCTACGAAAAGCTCCTCGAGCACCTGCCGCTGCAGACGATGGACGAGCGCGCGTTCAACCATCCCGTGAAGCACTGGCGTGACTGGCTGGCGCACGACAGCTACGACGCGTACTGGAAGGCGATCAGCGACGAGGAGCGGTTCGACCGGGTGCAGGTGCCGGTGATGACGCAGGGCGGCTGGTTCGACATCTTCCTGCCCGGCACGATCGACGGGTTCGTCGGCGTGCGGACGAAGGGCGCCACCGAGCGCGCACGGTCGTTGACGCGCATGGTGATCGGCCCGTGGGGCCACGGGCCGTCGCGCAAGTACGGCGACCTCGACTTCGGCGCAGACGCCGACCGCGCGCTGTTCGACTACGAGCGCCGGTGGCACGACTTCCACATGAAGGGCGTGAAGAACGGCGTCGACACCGATCCGCCGGTGCAGATCTTCTACATGGGGATCAACCGCTGGCGCGGCGAGCAGGACTGGCCGATCCCGGGCACGCAGCCGTCGAAGTGGTACCTGCAGCCCGGCGGGAAGCTGTCGACGACCGCGCCGGCGGGCGAGGGGGCGACCAGCTACCGCTACGATCCCAGCGATCCGGTGCCGACGACGGGCGGCAACAACTGCTGCGGGTCGCCGACCATCGCCGGGCCCGTCGACCAGAAGCCGCTCGACGGCCGCGCCGACATCGTCCGCTTCACCAGCGACGTGCTCACCGCGCCCGTGACGATCGCGGGCAAGGTCACCATGGACCTCCACGCGACGACCGACGGCAAGGACACCGACTGGATGATCAAGCTGATCGACGTGTACCCGGACGGCAAGGCGTACCCGATGGCCGAGGGCATCCTCCGCGCGCGCTTCCGCGAGGGCCTCGACAAGCCGCAACTGCTCACGCCCGGCCAGCCGTACCGCTACACGATCGACCTGATCGGCACGGCGGTGGTGTTCCAGCCCGGCCACCGCATCCGGGTGGACATCACGTCGAGCAACTTCCCGCAGTTCGACCGCAACCTGAACACCGGCGATCCGCTGGCCACGGGCACGAGGCCGCGCGTCGCGCAACAGACGATCCACCACTCGGCGGCGCGGCCGAGCGCGATCGTGTTGCCGGTGGTCAGGGGGTTCTGA
- a CDS encoding elongation factor P produces the protein MAGLIAAIDLKRKMYVEFEDAPYHMLEVEISRPTARGGQTLVRVKMRNLINRAVFDKTFKAQDKLKEPDLVMVPASYQFTDGTGVHFMDLENFETLTLNEDIVGDDRYLLTDNLEVQIQKFNGNPIGLQLPVIVELTVAETEMGSRGDTASGSVTKAAKLDTGLELRVPLFVNEGEKVRVHTETREFAGRA, from the coding sequence ATGGCCGGACTGATCGCCGCAATCGACCTCAAGCGCAAGATGTACGTCGAGTTCGAGGACGCCCCCTACCACATGCTCGAGGTCGAGATCTCGCGCCCGACGGCACGTGGTGGCCAGACCCTCGTGCGCGTGAAGATGCGCAACCTGATCAACCGCGCCGTCTTCGACAAGACCTTCAAGGCCCAGGACAAGCTGAAGGAGCCCGACCTGGTGATGGTGCCGGCCTCCTACCAGTTCACCGACGGCACGGGCGTGCACTTCATGGACCTCGAGAACTTCGAGACCCTGACGCTCAACGAGGACATCGTCGGCGACGACCGCTACCTGCTCACCGACAACCTCGAGGTGCAGATCCAGAAGTTCAACGGCAACCCGATCGGCCTGCAGTTGCCGGTGATCGTCGAGCTGACGGTGGCCGAGACCGAGATGGGCAGCCGCGGCGACACGGCGAGCGGCAGCGTGACCAAGGCCGCCAAGCTGGACACCGGCCTCGAGCTGCGCGTGCCGCTGTTCGTGAACGAGGGCGAGAAGGTGCGCGTCCACACCGAGACGCGCGAGTTCGCGGGCCGCGCGTAG
- a CDS encoding dienelactone hydrolase family protein — MSESPLTRREVLGSLGSLGVLASTGLGSPMQPASPRAADAASRRAELYALLGRLPDRKRPVSGEKLKEEERDGYVLETWRYDLNGLEPVPGYVARPKGLTGKAPGVVFCHSHGGGYKIGKQEFIEGRSYLQPTPYAKALTDLGYVAICIDTWIFGERSHTSELDMFKAMLLKGQVLWGMMVYDSLRAVDVFVQRPDVDASRLATLGMSMGSTAAWYLAALDERMKVCVDINCLTDLDALIEDKGLSRHGIYYYVPDLMNHFTTAQINALIAPRAHLALAGLRDKLTPVAGLDRIDAHLKQVYASMGVPERWQMNRYDVEHQETPEGRQAVLAFLRRFL; from the coding sequence ATGAGCGAGTCGCCCCTCACACGTCGGGAGGTGCTCGGGTCGCTGGGCAGCCTCGGCGTCCTGGCCTCGACCGGGCTCGGATCCCCCATGCAGCCAGCGTCTCCCCGCGCCGCCGACGCCGCGTCTCGCCGCGCCGAACTCTACGCGCTCCTCGGCAGGCTTCCCGACCGGAAGCGTCCTGTCTCGGGCGAGAAACTGAAGGAAGAGGAACGCGACGGCTACGTGCTCGAGACGTGGCGCTACGACCTGAACGGCCTCGAGCCCGTGCCGGGCTACGTGGCCCGCCCGAAGGGGCTGACGGGCAAGGCGCCGGGAGTCGTGTTCTGCCACTCGCACGGCGGCGGCTACAAGATCGGCAAGCAGGAGTTCATCGAGGGCCGCAGTTACCTGCAGCCGACGCCCTACGCCAAGGCGCTCACCGACCTCGGCTACGTCGCCATCTGCATCGACACCTGGATCTTCGGCGAGCGCAGCCACACGAGCGAGCTCGACATGTTCAAGGCGATGCTCCTCAAGGGCCAGGTCCTCTGGGGAATGATGGTCTACGACAGCCTGCGCGCCGTGGACGTCTTCGTGCAGCGGCCCGACGTCGACGCCTCGCGCCTGGCGACGCTCGGCATGTCGATGGGCTCGACGGCGGCGTGGTACCTGGCGGCGCTCGACGAGCGCATGAAGGTGTGCGTCGACATCAACTGCCTCACCGACCTCGACGCGCTCATCGAGGACAAGGGCCTGTCGCGGCACGGCATCTACTACTACGTGCCCGACCTGATGAACCACTTCACGACGGCGCAGATCAACGCGCTGATCGCGCCGCGCGCGCACCTGGCCCTCGCGGGCCTGCGCGACAAGCTCACGCCGGTGGCCGGCCTCGACCGCATCGACGCGCACCTGAAGCAGGTCTACGCGTCGATGGGCGTGCCCGAACGCTGGCAGATGAACCGTTACGACGTCGAGCACCAGGAGACGCCGGAAGGCCGCCAGGCCGTCCTCGCGTTCCTTCGACGTTTTCTCTGA
- a CDS encoding transglutaminase family protein has product MRRTVSARLELDVGADADLLLAIAVASGSYAVTEQLVITQGGRLIDTDPAPMRHGTRVHRCRARAGRVDIRYDATVTGRAAPRPASPADLVEYLRPSRYAESDKLLAFATDLFGGLRGAECLQAVEAWVHSRILYVSGSSDHTDGAVDTLLTRCGVCRDYAHLVVGLLRALAVPARLVACYAPGLSPMDFHAVVEAHVDGRWLVLDATRLAPRSTLLRIATGRDAADTAFLSSYGGAVTVGALEVTATSDGDLPRDDGSPIELG; this is encoded by the coding sequence ATGCGCCGCACGGTGTCGGCCCGGCTCGAACTGGACGTGGGCGCGGATGCCGACCTGCTTCTCGCCATCGCCGTGGCATCCGGCTCGTACGCGGTGACCGAGCAACTGGTGATCACCCAGGGGGGCCGCCTCATCGACACCGACCCGGCGCCGATGAGGCACGGCACGCGCGTGCATCGCTGTCGCGCCCGCGCCGGGCGGGTCGACATCCGCTACGACGCCACGGTGACGGGACGAGCCGCGCCCCGACCGGCCTCCCCGGCCGACCTCGTGGAGTACCTCCGTCCGAGCCGCTATGCGGAGTCGGACAAGCTGCTCGCCTTTGCGACCGACCTGTTCGGTGGCCTCCGGGGTGCCGAGTGCCTGCAGGCCGTGGAGGCGTGGGTGCACTCCCGCATCCTCTACGTGTCGGGCTCGAGCGACCACACCGATGGCGCGGTGGACACCCTGCTGACGCGCTGCGGCGTCTGCCGCGACTACGCCCACCTGGTGGTGGGCCTGCTGCGGGCACTGGCCGTCCCGGCTCGCCTGGTGGCCTGCTACGCCCCCGGCCTGTCTCCCATGGACTTCCACGCCGTCGTCGAAGCGCACGTCGACGGGCGGTGGCTCGTGCTCGACGCGACCCGACTGGCCCCGCGATCCACGCTGCTCCGGATCGCGACGGGACGGGACGCGGCCGACACGGCCTTCCTCTCCTCATACGGGGGCGCCGTGACCGTCGGGGCACTGGAGGTCACCGCCACGAGCGACGGCGACCTGCCGCGCGACGACGGGTCGCCCATCGAGCTCGGGTGA
- a CDS encoding DUF418 domain-containing protein — translation MSAALQVPVSQQERFVSLDVMRGVALFGILLMNIASFGLPFAYDDPTNYGGATGPDLWAWIVTTVGFEGTQRGLFSILFGAGSLLLISRIERRGGDASDVFFRRNLWLILFGIVHGFLLLWTGEILFFYGATAPFIFPFRKALPKTLLAFALGGLLVGAAWNLGDAMGALRTHRTFQEATRARAAGATLTRVQNKALKDWPGLVESAKPPREKIEERLEVKQQGSYARIVAYQAPLMTHAESWYQYRYFFDVWSMMLIGMALLKLRWLEVGRDRRPYLWMVLVGYGVGFTTNLLELRHVLAYDFHVLAMLQAAVTYDLGRLAMTMGHLGALMLWCNSGLLAWLQLRLAAVGQLALSNYLTHSIVCGLLFNGFGFGLYGRLPRHQLYYVVFAIWVVQLVISPIWLRHFRFGPAEWLWRTLTYGERQPMRRGAPAGDQDPLPAPAA, via the coding sequence GTGAGCGCTGCCCTGCAGGTCCCCGTCTCGCAGCAGGAACGGTTCGTCTCGCTCGACGTCATGCGGGGGGTGGCCCTCTTCGGCATCCTGCTCATGAACATCGCCAGCTTCGGCCTGCCGTTCGCCTACGACGACCCCACCAACTACGGCGGGGCCACCGGCCCTGACCTCTGGGCGTGGATCGTCACGACGGTGGGCTTCGAGGGGACGCAGCGAGGGTTGTTCTCCATCCTGTTCGGGGCCGGCAGCCTGCTGCTGATCTCGCGCATCGAGCGACGCGGGGGCGACGCCTCCGACGTCTTCTTCCGCCGCAATCTCTGGCTCATCCTCTTCGGGATCGTCCACGGCTTCCTGCTGCTGTGGACCGGCGAGATCCTGTTCTTCTATGGCGCCACGGCGCCGTTCATCTTCCCGTTCCGGAAGGCCCTGCCGAAGACGCTCCTGGCCTTCGCGCTCGGCGGGCTCCTGGTGGGGGCCGCGTGGAATCTCGGCGACGCCATGGGCGCGCTGCGGACGCACCGGACCTTCCAGGAAGCGACGCGCGCCAGGGCCGCAGGCGCCACGTTGACCAGGGTGCAGAACAAGGCCCTGAAGGACTGGCCCGGCCTGGTCGAGAGCGCCAAGCCGCCCCGCGAGAAGATCGAGGAGCGCCTCGAGGTGAAGCAGCAGGGGTCGTACGCCCGCATCGTCGCGTATCAGGCGCCGCTGATGACCCACGCGGAGAGCTGGTACCAGTACCGGTACTTCTTCGACGTGTGGTCGATGATGCTGATCGGCATGGCGCTGCTGAAACTGCGATGGCTCGAAGTGGGGCGCGATCGGCGGCCGTACCTGTGGATGGTGCTGGTCGGCTACGGCGTCGGCTTCACCACGAACCTCCTGGAACTGCGCCACGTGCTCGCCTACGACTTCCACGTGCTGGCGATGCTGCAGGCCGCGGTGACCTACGACCTCGGTCGCCTGGCGATGACGATGGGCCACCTGGGCGCGTTGATGCTGTGGTGCAACAGCGGCCTGCTCGCCTGGCTGCAGCTGCGCCTCGCGGCCGTGGGCCAGCTGGCCCTCAGCAACTACCTCACGCACTCGATCGTGTGCGGCCTCCTGTTCAACGGGTTCGGCTTCGGCCTGTACGGGCGCCTGCCGCGCCACCAGCTGTACTACGTCGTGTTCGCCATCTGGGTGGTGCAGCTGGTGATCAGCCCGATCTGGCTGCGGCACTTCCGATTCGGCCCGGCCGAATGGCTGTGGCGGACCCTGACGTATGGCGAACGCCAGCCGATGCGCCGCGGCGCCCCGGCAGGGGACCAGGACCCGCTACCCGCCCCGGCGGCGTAG
- a CDS encoding inositol oxygenase, whose translation MAHATHPGEGKKPEEFRNYAAEARSTVKEFYRLNHQHQTLDFVLAKKKEYLSLDRMEMTVWEALEYLEQLVDDSDPDADFTQIEHAMQTAEAVRAAGQPRWFQLTGLVHDLGKILCLWGEPQWAVVGDTFVVGCKFSDKCVYPEFFEANPDSKNPALMTENGIYEPHCGLDNVHLSWGHDEYIYHVFKNHIPQGGLYALRYHSFYPWHREGAYQHLTNENDRECMKWVKAFNRFDLYSKGDARPNVKELTPYYKDLIDEFVPGKLKW comes from the coding sequence ATGGCACACGCTACGCATCCGGGCGAAGGAAAGAAGCCGGAAGAGTTCCGCAATTACGCCGCCGAGGCGCGCAGCACCGTCAAGGAGTTCTACCGTCTGAACCATCAGCACCAGACGCTGGACTTCGTGCTGGCCAAGAAGAAGGAGTACCTGTCGCTCGACCGCATGGAGATGACCGTGTGGGAGGCGCTCGAGTACCTCGAGCAGCTCGTTGACGACAGCGACCCCGACGCCGACTTCACCCAGATCGAGCACGCCATGCAGACGGCCGAGGCGGTGCGCGCCGCCGGACAGCCGCGCTGGTTCCAGCTGACCGGCCTGGTGCACGACCTGGGCAAGATCCTCTGCCTCTGGGGCGAGCCGCAGTGGGCCGTCGTCGGCGACACCTTCGTCGTCGGCTGCAAGTTCTCCGACAAGTGCGTGTACCCCGAGTTCTTCGAGGCCAACCCGGACTCGAAGAATCCCGCACTGATGACCGAGAACGGCATCTACGAACCGCACTGCGGGCTCGACAACGTGCACCTCTCGTGGGGGCACGACGAGTACATCTACCACGTGTTCAAGAACCACATCCCGCAGGGCGGCCTGTACGCGCTGCGCTATCACTCGTTCTACCCGTGGCACCGTGAGGGCGCCTACCAGCACCTCACCAACGAGAACGACCGCGAGTGCATGAAGTGGGTGAAGGCCTTCAACCGCTTCGACCTGTATTCGAAGGGCGACGCGCGGCCGAACGTCAAGGAACTCACGCCGTACTACAAGGACCTCATCGACGAGTTCGTGCCCGGCAAGCTGAAGTGGTAA
- the nadA gene encoding quinolinate synthase NadA, with product MDVKVLTEYEQSSLSQRQPLPERYLGLGLEEMERRIRAAKATLGDRLLILGHHYQRDEVLVHADVVGDSWKLSRECKARSQAEFVVFCGVHFMAESADILGADHQKVSLPDLAAGCSMADMADLDQLTTCWRELEAMGLTEGLVPVTYINSSAAIKAFVGEHGGTICTSGNARATLEWAWARGQRILFMPDQHLGRNTAWKMGVPLDQMLVWDPEEVAGGHTAEALRASRLLLWKGHCSVHTRFTVSQIANIRKQHPGIRVIVHPEVPLEVVQAADESGSTEHILKRVRESAPGSVWAVGTEIHLVNRLANEVAPGKTVVTLDQFGCLCSTMFRVSPNHLLWVLEGMIDGVVHNHIVVPEPTKHWARVALDRMLSIQ from the coding sequence ATGGATGTCAAGGTCCTGACCGAGTACGAGCAATCCAGCCTGTCGCAGCGGCAACCGCTGCCGGAGCGCTACCTCGGGTTGGGCCTCGAGGAGATGGAGCGCCGCATCAGGGCGGCCAAGGCCACCCTCGGGGACCGCCTCCTGATTCTCGGCCACCACTACCAGCGCGACGAGGTGCTCGTCCACGCCGACGTGGTCGGCGACTCCTGGAAGCTGTCGCGGGAGTGCAAGGCCCGCAGCCAGGCCGAGTTCGTGGTGTTCTGCGGCGTCCACTTCATGGCCGAGAGCGCCGACATCCTCGGCGCCGACCACCAGAAGGTCTCGCTGCCCGACCTGGCCGCGGGGTGCTCGATGGCCGACATGGCCGACCTCGACCAGCTGACGACCTGCTGGCGGGAACTGGAGGCGATGGGTCTCACCGAGGGCCTCGTCCCGGTCACCTACATCAACTCCTCGGCGGCCATCAAGGCGTTCGTCGGCGAGCACGGCGGCACCATCTGCACGTCGGGCAACGCCAGGGCCACCCTGGAATGGGCCTGGGCGCGCGGCCAGCGCATCCTCTTCATGCCCGACCAGCACCTCGGCCGGAACACCGCCTGGAAGATGGGCGTGCCGCTGGACCAGATGCTGGTGTGGGATCCGGAGGAGGTCGCCGGCGGTCATACCGCCGAAGCGCTCCGCGCCTCGCGACTGCTCCTGTGGAAGGGCCACTGCTCCGTCCACACGCGGTTCACGGTCTCGCAGATTGCCAACATCCGGAAGCAGCACCCGGGCATCCGCGTGATCGTGCACCCCGAGGTGCCGCTGGAGGTGGTCCAGGCCGCCGACGAGTCGGGGTCGACCGAGCACATCCTCAAGCGCGTGCGCGAGTCGGCGCCCGGGTCGGTGTGGGCGGTCGGCACCGAGATCCACCTGGTGAACCGCCTGGCCAACGAGGTGGCGCCCGGCAAGACCGTCGTCACGCTCGACCAGTTCGGGTGCCTGTGCTCGACGATGTTCCGGGTGTCGCCCAACCATCTGCTGTGGGTGCTCGAGGGAATGATCGACGGCGTGGTCCACAACCACATCGTCGTGCCCGAGCCCACCAAGCACTGGGCCCGGGTGGCGCTCGACAGGATGCTCAGTATTCAGTGA
- a CDS encoding superoxide dismutase, with translation MPYELAPLPYAHNALEPFIDEQTMQIHHGRHHQTYVNNVNAALEKYPELQGKPIEQLIADLNAIPEDIRTAVRNNGGGHANHTLFWQVMGPNAGGAPTGKVAEAINAKFGSFDAFKEAFAKAAVGRFGSGWAWLIKNGDGVEITSTPNQDSPLMEGKTPLLGLDVWEHAYYLKYQNKRPDYIAAWWNVVNWDAVNARF, from the coding sequence ATGCCCTACGAACTCGCCCCGCTTCCCTACGCCCACAACGCGCTCGAGCCGTTCATCGACGAGCAGACGATGCAGATCCACCACGGTCGGCATCACCAGACGTACGTCAACAACGTCAACGCCGCGCTCGAGAAGTACCCGGAGCTGCAGGGCAAGCCGATCGAGCAGTTGATCGCCGACCTGAACGCGATCCCCGAGGACATCCGCACCGCGGTCCGCAACAACGGCGGCGGCCACGCCAACCACACGCTGTTCTGGCAGGTGATGGGCCCCAACGCCGGCGGCGCGCCCACCGGCAAGGTGGCCGAGGCGATCAACGCGAAGTTCGGCTCGTTCGACGCCTTCAAGGAGGCCTTCGCGAAGGCGGCCGTCGGCCGCTTCGGCTCGGGCTGGGCGTGGCTGATCAAGAACGGCGACGGCGTGGAGATCACGAGCACGCCGAACCAGGACAGCCCGCTGATGGAAGGCAAGACGCCGCTGCTCGGCCTCGACGTGTGGGAGCACGCGTACTACCTGAAGTACCAGAACAAGCGCCCCGACTACATCGCGGCGTGGTGGAACGTCGTCAACTGGGACGCCGTCAACGCGCGCTTCTAG
- a CDS encoding amidohydrolase, with protein sequence MTSRVGFLLLLALVSGPGCRRDASQAPDLIVVDARVWTGDPARQEAEAIAVRDGRILTVGNSDVVRSMASPATRVIDAQGRRVVPGFNDAHWHLPLRPQVDLAGAGRVAEIVRRLGEGQASLGTEAWLLGRGWGPSDFPGLKPHRQYLDAVFAGRPVMLTDRDGHQVLVNGVALARAGITRDTPDPPNGRIGRDPNGEPTGLLQEAAMALVQRLVPPVSEDEAYRMVLGELSKAASYGLTSVQDASASAPDSVRVKAYKRALAARTLPIRVRVAVPLEKNVTPERLAELVRLRDSHPDGWLTFGIAKGMLDGTVDGHTAALLAPYADRPTDTGLPMWDQETLNASVAAYDKAGLQVELHAVGDRAIRMALDAFAHAARVNGTTERRHRVEHVELPSPEDLPRFRALGVIASTQAMFASPDAVTLGSFAPALGPERASRADAFALFDEAGAVQAFGSDYPVFTMEVMRGIHAAVTRQLPDGTPAGGWYPRNRIGVAAALRHYTVDAAYASREEREKGTLSPGRLADFVVLSEDVFSIPPERLWAVKAMVTVVGGQVRWGGGQK encoded by the coding sequence ATGACCTCGCGCGTCGGCTTCCTCCTGCTGCTGGCCCTGGTGAGCGGCCCGGGGTGCCGCCGCGACGCCTCGCAGGCCCCTGACCTGATCGTCGTCGACGCCCGGGTCTGGACCGGCGATCCGGCCCGCCAGGAAGCGGAGGCGATTGCCGTCCGCGACGGTCGCATCCTCACCGTCGGCAACAGCGACGTGGTCCGATCCATGGCGTCCCCCGCCACGCGCGTCATCGACGCGCAGGGGCGACGCGTGGTCCCCGGGTTCAACGACGCGCACTGGCACCTGCCGCTGCGGCCGCAGGTGGACCTTGCGGGCGCGGGCCGGGTTGCCGAGATCGTCCGCCGACTGGGGGAAGGGCAGGCGTCGTTGGGCACGGAGGCGTGGCTCCTCGGGCGCGGGTGGGGTCCCTCGGACTTCCCCGGCCTGAAGCCGCATCGACAGTACCTGGACGCCGTCTTCGCCGGTCGCCCGGTGATGCTCACCGATCGCGACGGCCACCAGGTGTTGGTCAACGGCGTCGCGCTGGCAAGGGCCGGGATCACGCGCGACACGCCCGATCCACCCAACGGTCGGATTGGCCGCGACCCGAACGGTGAACCCACGGGCCTGTTGCAGGAGGCGGCCATGGCGCTCGTGCAGCGGCTCGTGCCACCGGTCTCGGAGGACGAGGCCTACCGCATGGTGCTCGGCGAGTTGTCCAAGGCAGCCTCGTACGGCCTGACGTCGGTGCAGGATGCGAGTGCCAGCGCCCCCGACAGCGTCCGCGTCAAGGCCTACAAGCGCGCCCTCGCGGCGCGCACGCTGCCCATCCGTGTCCGGGTCGCCGTCCCGCTCGAGAAGAACGTCACGCCGGAGCGACTGGCCGAACTCGTGCGCCTGCGCGACTCACACCCCGACGGCTGGCTCACGTTCGGGATCGCCAAGGGCATGCTCGACGGCACCGTGGACGGCCACACGGCGGCGCTGCTCGCGCCGTACGCCGACCGCCCGACCGACACCGGCCTGCCGATGTGGGATCAGGAGACGCTGAACGCCAGCGTCGCGGCCTACGACAAGGCCGGCCTGCAGGTGGAACTGCACGCCGTGGGCGATCGCGCGATCCGCATGGCCCTCGATGCGTTCGCGCACGCGGCGCGGGTGAACGGCACCACCGAACGCCGCCATCGCGTCGAGCACGTGGAACTGCCCTCGCCGGAGGACCTGCCGCGCTTCCGCGCACTCGGCGTGATCGCCTCGACGCAGGCGATGTTCGCGAGTCCCGATGCCGTCACGCTCGGCAGCTTCGCGCCGGCGCTCGGCCCCGAGCGCGCGTCACGCGCCGACGCCTTCGCGCTGTTCGACGAGGCGGGCGCCGTGCAGGCGTTCGGGAGCGACTACCCGGTGTTCACGATGGAGGTGATGCGCGGCATCCACGCCGCCGTCACGCGGCAGCTCCCGGACGGCACGCCGGCGGGCGGCTGGTATCCGCGCAACCGGATCGGCGTCGCGGCGGCGCTGCGGCACTACACGGTGGACGCGGCCTACGCGAGCCGCGAGGAGCGGGAGAAGGGCACGCTGTCGCCGGGACGCCTGGCCGACTTCGTGGTGCTGTCGGAGGACGTGTTCAGCATCCCGCCCGAGCGGTTGTGGGCGGTGAAGGCCATGGTGACCGTGGTGGGCGGGCAGGTGCGCTGGGGCGGGGGACAGAAGTAG